One genomic window of Salvelinus alpinus chromosome 17, SLU_Salpinus.1, whole genome shotgun sequence includes the following:
- the LOC139542718 gene encoding N-alpha-acetyltransferase 80 — translation MNMFDSGGVWAIPLHQRPDLLEPCADLVNSEWQRSHGARVHALQKSCQEFPVALVLLQGSGNRDGGDGETLLGHVRLSRVVSRPGSLFVESVVVSKAQRGKGYGRTLMQETERYSKARGFLRLCLTTHDKQHFYAHLGYVLSMPVQNAGVMASFMPMEVLERFSKLPGTDDTQGEVQGGPPPPSPPQIPPSFIGPAPSPLPPPPPPTHPSSLPTPPPLLLPPSALSRHPPPSPPSGLPPPPSIPPPPPPPPPPPPPPPPPPPPPPPQCPDRLVFQTLEETPYRDAKGVPIFWMHKDI, via the coding sequence GTTTGACAGTGGGGGAGTGTGGGCAATCCCCCTGCACCAGCGTCCGGACCTGCTGGAGCCTTGCGCCGACTTGGTGAACAGCGAGTGGCAGCGGAGCCACGGTGCCCGGGTTCACGCCCTCCAGAAATCCTGCCAGGAGTTCCCCGTAGCCCTGGTGCTGCTGCAGGGCTCTGGGAACAGGGACGGTGGGGATGGAGAGACGCTCCTGGGGCACGTCCGGCTGTCCCGCGTGGTGTCCCGCCCTGGGAGCCTCTTTGTGGAGTCGGTGGTGGTGTCCAAGGCCCAGAGGGGGAAGGGCTACGGTCGTACACTGATGCAGGAGACGGAGCGCTACTCTAAGGCCCGAGGGTTCCTGAGGCTGTGTCTGACCACCCACGACAAGCAGCACTTCTATGCCCACCTGGGCTACGTTCTGTCCATGCCGGTACAGAATGCTGGTGTCATGGCCTCCTTCATGCCCATGGAGGTGCTGGAGAGGTTCTCCAAGCTCCCAGGGACAGACGACACCCAGGGTGAGGTACAGGGAggcccaccaccaccatcaccaccccagATCCCTCCTTCCTTTATAGGGCCGGCTCCATCacctctgcctcctcctccaccacccactCATCCTTCTAGTCTTCCTACTCCCCCAcctcttctccttcctccctctgctCTATCTCGtcatccacctccctctcctccctctggtcttccacctcctccctctattcctcctcctcctcctcctcctcctcctcctcctcctcctcctcctcctcctcctcctcctcctcctcctcagtgtccGGACCGACTGGTGTTTCAGACTCTTGAGGAGACGCCCTACAGAGATGCTAAAGGAGTTCCTATCTTCTGGATGCACAAGGACATCTGA
- the hyal3 gene encoding hyaluronidase-3 isoform X1, with protein MLLQSFPLTILLLSTIPVTPQWGAVGDESGGSVAAARPVVQGRPFTMVWNMPTASCQEHYGIHLDLGAFDIVENHHQRFQGQNMSIFYHNQLGLYPYISQEGLQVNGGVPQRGDLEAHLALAQTQISALLRTGFSGLAVIDWEEWRPLWVRDFGIKLEYRRLSKKLVRGEHPELTKQEVNSLARKEFERGARAFMSETLQLGVCLRPRGLWGFYSFPECFNYHRKQKGHSYTGHCHSKTRQKNDQLAWLWRQSTALYPSIYLPQRLAGSSDATLLVRHRLLEALRVANQYPTSTHATPVLPYARVAFAHTLHFLNKTDLEHTLGESAALGMAGVVLWGEQAFAKSKRQCEILRDYINSELGEYISTLKRGVQRCSEERCQGNGRCARRDPYSDHMIPLSDSFSNFLPDPSHDLSHLRTNFLCQCYQGWAGEKCQERIASITNT; from the exons ATGCTGCTACAGAGCTTCCctctcaccatcctcctcctctccaccatcCCTGTCACTCCCCAGTGGGGGGCAGTGGGTGATGAGTCTGGAGGGTCTGTGGCTGCTGCAAGGCCAGTGGTCCAGGGCAGGCCCTTCACCATGGTCTGGAACATGCCCACAGCGAGCTGCCAGGAACACTATGGCATCCACCTGGACCTGGGGGCCTTCGACATCGTGGAGAACCACCACCAGCGCTTCCAGGGCCAGAACATGAGCATCTTCTACCACAATCAGCTAGGCCTCTACCCTTACATCTCCCAGGAAGGTCTGCAGGTTAATGGAGGGGTTCCCCAGAGGGGAGACCTGGAGGCCCACCTGGCCCTGGCCCAGACCCAGATCTCAGCCCTGCTCAGGACAGGGTTCAGCGGCCTGGCCGTCATCGACTGGGAGGAGTGGCGCCCCTTGTGGGTGAGAGACTTCGGCATTAAGCTGGAGTACCGCCGGCTGTCTAAAAAACTAGTGAGAGGGGAGCATCCAGAGCtaaccaaacaggaagtgaactcCCTGGCCCGTAAGGAGTTTGAGAGGGGTGCCAGGGCCTTCATGTCTGAGACACTGCAGTTAGGAGTGTGTCTGCGACCGAGGGGACTCTGGGGCTTCTACAGCTTCCCTGAATGCTTCAACTACCACAGGAAGCAGAAAGGCCACAGCTACACGGGCCACTGCCACTCCAAGACCAGGCAGAAGAATGACCAGCTAGCCTGGCTGTGGCGCCAGTCCACTGCCCTCTACCCTAGCATCTACCTACCCCAACGTCTGGCAGGGTCCTCTGATGCCACCCTCCTGGTCAGACATAGGCTTCTGGAGGCCCTGAGGGTGGCTAATCAGTACCCCACTAGCACCCATGCCACTCCTGTACTGCCCTATGCCAGAGTGGCATTCGCCCACACCCTCCACTTCCTCAACAAG acgGATCTGGAGCACACACTGGGAGAGAGTGCAGCGCTGGGGATGGCAGGAGTGGTGCTGTGGGGGGAGCAGGCGTTCGCTAAGTCAAAG CGTCAGTGTGAGATACTGAGGGACTACATTAATTCTGAACTGGGAGAGTACATCAGCACCCTGAAGAGAGGGGTGCAGCGTTGCAGCGAGGAGCGATGTCAAGGCAACGGTCGCTGTGCCAGAAGggacccctactctgaccacatgATCCCACTCTCTGACTCCTTCTCCAACTTCCTCCCTGACCCCTCTCATGACCTCAGCCACCTCCGCACTAACTTCCTGTGCCAGTGCTATCAGGGCTGGGCGGGTGAGAAGTGTCAGGAAAGGATAGCTTCAATCACTAACACTTAG
- the hyal3 gene encoding hyaluronidase-3 isoform X2 — protein sequence MLLQSFPLTILLLSTIPVTPQWGAVGDESGGSVAAARPVVQGRPFTMVWNMPTASCQEHYGIHLDLGAFDIVENHHQRFQGQNMSIFYHNQLGLYPYISQEGLQVNGGVPQRGDLEAHLALAQTQISALLRTGFSGLAVIDWEEWRPLWVRDFGIKLEYRRLSKKLVRGEHPELTKQEVNSLARKEFERGARAFMSETLQLGVCLRPRGLWGFYSFPECFNYHRKQKGHSYTGHCHSKTRQKNDQLAWLWRQSTALYPSIYLPQRLAGSSDATLLVRHRLLEALRVANQYPTSTHATPVLPYARVAFAHTLHFLNKTDLEHTLGESAALGMAGVVLWGEQAFAKSKVRSWRPHSLCIVSVRY from the exons ATGCTGCTACAGAGCTTCCctctcaccatcctcctcctctccaccatcCCTGTCACTCCCCAGTGGGGGGCAGTGGGTGATGAGTCTGGAGGGTCTGTGGCTGCTGCAAGGCCAGTGGTCCAGGGCAGGCCCTTCACCATGGTCTGGAACATGCCCACAGCGAGCTGCCAGGAACACTATGGCATCCACCTGGACCTGGGGGCCTTCGACATCGTGGAGAACCACCACCAGCGCTTCCAGGGCCAGAACATGAGCATCTTCTACCACAATCAGCTAGGCCTCTACCCTTACATCTCCCAGGAAGGTCTGCAGGTTAATGGAGGGGTTCCCCAGAGGGGAGACCTGGAGGCCCACCTGGCCCTGGCCCAGACCCAGATCTCAGCCCTGCTCAGGACAGGGTTCAGCGGCCTGGCCGTCATCGACTGGGAGGAGTGGCGCCCCTTGTGGGTGAGAGACTTCGGCATTAAGCTGGAGTACCGCCGGCTGTCTAAAAAACTAGTGAGAGGGGAGCATCCAGAGCtaaccaaacaggaagtgaactcCCTGGCCCGTAAGGAGTTTGAGAGGGGTGCCAGGGCCTTCATGTCTGAGACACTGCAGTTAGGAGTGTGTCTGCGACCGAGGGGACTCTGGGGCTTCTACAGCTTCCCTGAATGCTTCAACTACCACAGGAAGCAGAAAGGCCACAGCTACACGGGCCACTGCCACTCCAAGACCAGGCAGAAGAATGACCAGCTAGCCTGGCTGTGGCGCCAGTCCACTGCCCTCTACCCTAGCATCTACCTACCCCAACGTCTGGCAGGGTCCTCTGATGCCACCCTCCTGGTCAGACATAGGCTTCTGGAGGCCCTGAGGGTGGCTAATCAGTACCCCACTAGCACCCATGCCACTCCTGTACTGCCCTATGCCAGAGTGGCATTCGCCCACACCCTCCACTTCCTCAACAAG acgGATCTGGAGCACACACTGGGAGAGAGTGCAGCGCTGGGGATGGCAGGAGTGGTGCTGTGGGGGGAGCAGGCGTTCGCTAAGTCAAAGGTCAGATCCTGGAGACCTCACAGTTTGTGCAT CGTCAGTGTGAGATACTGA
- the LOC139542719 gene encoding uncharacterized protein, with amino-acid sequence MLTEGIMAKQPPSPTTPVFFTRISDRDLTEIELHSVESINDLHRTHPEHNHKGSRRPPLPPAPSTNGNLHLRDRPVVYQTGHPMRSRWQSTLRDLLMPTSFRYTMGCAVTSLTLLTLLLIFCFLVQQGSALRSLTEAVRERQAAALEVSQLIQELQALRHNLTAITGGS; translated from the exons ATGTTAACAGAAG gGATTATGGCGAAACAACCTCCATcccctaccactccagtattTTTTACCCGGATCAGTGATCGGGATCTGACTGAGATCGAGCTACATTCCGTGGAGTCCATCAACGACCTGCACCGCACCCACCCAGAGCACAACCACAAAG GCAGCAGACGACCTCCCcttcctcctgctccctccaccAATGGGAACCTCCATCTCCGGGACAGACCAGTTGTCTATCAGACAGGGCATCCAATGAGAAGCCGATGGCAGAGCACGCTCCGAGACCTGTTGATGCCCACCTCGTTCCGATACACCATGGGGTGTGCAGTGACATCATTGACGCTGTTGACGCTACTTCTTATCTTCTGTTTCTTAG TGCAGCAGGGTAGCGCTCTCCGGTCCTTAACTGAAGCAGTGAGGGAGAGACAGGCTGCGGCCCTAGAGGTCTCCCAGCTCATCCAGGAGCTGCAGGCGCTGCGCCACAACCTCACAGCCATCACGGGAGGATCCTGA
- the amt gene encoding aminomethyltransferase, mitochondrial isoform X2: MLRELLDLVCKEYTMWARILSGGRGFGFGFRVPRECLRGVGLGIAGRQERHASSSEACTRKTALFDFHRDQGGKMVEFAGWSMPVQYKDSHIHSHMHTRQHCSIFDVSHMLQSKVHGRDRVKFIESMIVGDIAELTDNQGTLTLFTNDKGGINDDLIVTKTDQGYLYVVSNAGCADKDSANMKARLAKFKAEGHDVELEFLEECLIAVQGPSMAKVLQPGLTDDLSKLAFMTSTLATVFGIQGCRVTRCGYTGEDGVEISVPKSGVVALTERLLANSEVKLAGLGARDSLRLEAGLCLYGNDIDETTTPVEATLVWTIGEVTSGCPSPCLKQNVAMGYVDVAYAKNGTPIQVEVRKKAVKAVVTKMPFVPTNYYSGH, translated from the exons ATGTTACGTGAACTTTTGGATCTCGTCTGCAAGGAATATACGATGTGGGCTCGGATTCTATCTGGCGGCCGCGGGTTCGGATTCGGTTTCCGAGTTCCGAGGGAGTGTCTACGTGGCGTTGGACTCGGAATCGCGGGGAGGCAGGAGAGGCATGCTTCAAGTTCAGAG GCCTGTACGAGGAAGACAGCTCTGTTTGACTTCCATCGGGACCAGGGGGGTAAGATGGTGGAGTTTGCTGGCTGGAGCATGCCTGTCCAATACAAAGACAGCCACATCCACTCCCACATGCACACTCGCCAGCACTGCTCCATCTTTGACGTCAGCCACATGCTACAG AGCAAAGTCCACGGAAGAGACAGAGTCAAGTTTATAGAGTCTATGATCGTTGGAGACATAGCAGAGCTGACGGACAACCAG GGCACGCTCACCCTCTTCACCAATGACAAGGGAGGAATAAATGATGATCTTATCGTCACCAAGACAGACCAAGGCTACCTCTACGTGGTGTCCAATGCTGGCTGTGCAGACAAGGACTCTGCCAACATGAAG GCTAGACTAGCCAAGTTCAAAGCAGAAGGTCACGATGTGGAGCTGGAGTTTCTGGAGGAATGTTTGATTGCCGTTCAAG GTCCCTCCATGGCCAAGGTGCTCCAGCCGGGATTGACAGATGACCTCAGCAAGTTGGCCTTCATGACCAGCACTCTGGCCACTGTGTTTGGGATCCAGGGCTGCAGGGTGACCCGCTGTGGCTACACTGGAGAAGACGGAGTGGAG ATCTCAGTGCCTAAATCTGGTGTGGTGGCCCTGACGGAGCGCCTGTTGGCCAACAGTGAGGTCAAGCTGGCCGGACTGGGGGCGCGAGACAGTCTGAGGCTGGAGGCAGGCCTCTGTCTCTATGGTAACGACATCGATGAGACCACCACCCCCGTGGAGGCGACACTGGTGTGGACCATAG gtGAGGTCACCAGTGGTTGCCCCTCCCCCTGCCTGAAGCAGAACGTTGCCATGGGTTACGTGGATGTGGCTTACGCCAAGAATGGAACTCCCATTCAGGTGGAAGTGAGGAAGAAGGCAGTGAAGGCAGTGGTCACCAAGATGCCCTTTGTGCCTACAAACTACTACTCTGGCCATTAG
- the amt gene encoding aminomethyltransferase, mitochondrial isoform X1, which yields MLRELLDLVCKEYTMWARILSGGRGFGFGFRVPRECLRGVGLGIAGRQERHASSSEACTRKTALFDFHRDQGGKMVEFAGWSMPVQYKDSHIHSHMHTRQHCSIFDVSHMLQSKVHGRDRVKFIESMIVGDIAELTDNQGTLTLFTNDKGGINDDLIVTKTDQGYLYVVSNAGCADKDSANMKARLAKFKAEGHDVELEFLEECLIAVQGPSMAKVLQPGLTDDLSKLAFMTSTLATVFGIQGCRVTRCGYTGEDGVEISVPKSGVVALTERLLANSEVKLAGLGARDSLRLEAGLCLYGNDIDETTTPVEATLVWTIGKRRRQAKDFPGAEIIVPQIKAKTTRKRVGLVSTGPPVRQHTPILSPEGKVIGEVTSGCPSPCLKQNVAMGYVDVAYAKNGTPIQVEVRKKAVKAVVTKMPFVPTNYYSGH from the exons ATGTTACGTGAACTTTTGGATCTCGTCTGCAAGGAATATACGATGTGGGCTCGGATTCTATCTGGCGGCCGCGGGTTCGGATTCGGTTTCCGAGTTCCGAGGGAGTGTCTACGTGGCGTTGGACTCGGAATCGCGGGGAGGCAGGAGAGGCATGCTTCAAGTTCAGAG GCCTGTACGAGGAAGACAGCTCTGTTTGACTTCCATCGGGACCAGGGGGGTAAGATGGTGGAGTTTGCTGGCTGGAGCATGCCTGTCCAATACAAAGACAGCCACATCCACTCCCACATGCACACTCGCCAGCACTGCTCCATCTTTGACGTCAGCCACATGCTACAG AGCAAAGTCCACGGAAGAGACAGAGTCAAGTTTATAGAGTCTATGATCGTTGGAGACATAGCAGAGCTGACGGACAACCAG GGCACGCTCACCCTCTTCACCAATGACAAGGGAGGAATAAATGATGATCTTATCGTCACCAAGACAGACCAAGGCTACCTCTACGTGGTGTCCAATGCTGGCTGTGCAGACAAGGACTCTGCCAACATGAAG GCTAGACTAGCCAAGTTCAAAGCAGAAGGTCACGATGTGGAGCTGGAGTTTCTGGAGGAATGTTTGATTGCCGTTCAAG GTCCCTCCATGGCCAAGGTGCTCCAGCCGGGATTGACAGATGACCTCAGCAAGTTGGCCTTCATGACCAGCACTCTGGCCACTGTGTTTGGGATCCAGGGCTGCAGGGTGACCCGCTGTGGCTACACTGGAGAAGACGGAGTGGAG ATCTCAGTGCCTAAATCTGGTGTGGTGGCCCTGACGGAGCGCCTGTTGGCCAACAGTGAGGTCAAGCTGGCCGGACTGGGGGCGCGAGACAGTCTGAGGCTGGAGGCAGGCCTCTGTCTCTATGGTAACGACATCGATGAGACCACCACCCCCGTGGAGGCGACACTGGTGTGGACCATAG GAAAGCGGCGGCGTCAGGCAAAGGATTTCCCTGGTGCTGAGATAATTGTCCCCCAGATAAAGGCAAAGACGACGAGGAAGCGTGTGGGCTTGGTGTCCACGGGACCCCCTGTCAGacagcacacccccattctcagcCCAGAGGGAAAGGTCATAG gtGAGGTCACCAGTGGTTGCCCCTCCCCCTGCCTGAAGCAGAACGTTGCCATGGGTTACGTGGATGTGGCTTACGCCAAGAATGGAACTCCCATTCAGGTGGAAGTGAGGAAGAAGGCAGTGAAGGCAGTGGTCACCAAGATGCCCTTTGTGCCTACAAACTACTACTCTGGCCATTAG